The Actinomycetota bacterium genomic interval CGGTCGCCGAGATGGCGGCCAACCGGGGCGACCTGGAGGCCAGCTACCAAGGCGCATTCCGCCTCGTCCCGGCTTTCGCCGAGCGTATCGCCGCCGCCGTCCGGGAGACGCCGATCCGCGGCGGGGTCACGCCGAACTTCTTCCGCCGCCCATTCGGCCGCGGGTGGGCGCTGGTGGGCGACGCCGGGTACACCAAGGACCCGATCACGGCGCAGGGCATCAGCGACGCCTTCCTGGATGGTGAGCGCTGCGTCCAGGCTCTGGATGAATGGCGCACGGGCGGCCGGCCCTTCGCCGACGCGCTCGGCGCCTACCAGGCCGACCGGGACCGGCGGGCGATGCCGATGTACGAGTTCACGATCAAGCTTGCATCGATGGAGATGCCGGGCCCGGACCTGATGGCGGTGGTGCAGGCGGCGGCCGGGAGCCCGGAAGGCAGCGACCTGTTCGCCAGCGCTTCGGCGGGCACCGCACCCCTGAGCGAGCTCTTCGCGTTTGCTCAACGCGGCGGCCGGGCACTGGCAGCGGCCCCCGCAGCAGTAGGACACTGAGACCCACACTGAGGGGAGAACGACCATGGCAACGGCAGTGGCGAACACCGAGGCACGGGAGTACTGGACGGCACGGGCGGCCGGCTGGCTGGAGGACCAGGACGCCCTGGAGATCTTTGGGGGGGCACCAGGCGAGGCCGCCATAGAGGCGTTGGCGCCGCAGCCGGGCGAACGGATCCTCGACATCGGGTGCGGGGGCGGCGCCACCTCCCTTGCCCTTGCCGGACGGGTGGCGCCCCGGGGCAGCGTGGTGGGCGTGGACATCTCACCGGGCATGGTCGCCGGGGCGCAGGCCCGGGCGGCCGCCTCCGGGGCGGGGTCGGTGTCCTTCGTCGTGGGCGACGCGCAGGTCGAGGACCTGGGCGCGGGCGCATTCCAGGCTGCCTACTCCCGCTTCGGCGTCATGTTCTTCGCCGACCCGGTGGCGGCCTTCGCCAACATCCACCGGTGCCTGGCGCCGGCGGGCCGGCTGTCGTTCTGCTGCTGGCAGGGGCCCGCCAGCAACGAATGGATGACGCTGCCGACCGTGGTGGCGCGGGGAGTCCTGGGCATGGCCCCGCCGCAGCCCGACCCCGGAGAACCGGGCCCATTCTCCTTCGCCGACCCCGGACGGATCCGCGAGATCCTCGAAGGCGCCGGGTTCCAGGACGTCGACGTCGCCCTGCACAACGACACCGTTGCGCTTTCGGAGGGTGACGTGGCCACCCGGGCCCGGGTGGCCTTGCGCCAGGGCCTGGTGGCCGAGCTGTTGAAGGAGGTCTCCGACGAGACCCGGGACCAGGTGGTCGCCGCCCTGCAGGAGGCGATGCGGAGCCGGATGGTGGGCGGCGTTTCGGACTTCTCCCGCGGTTATCTCGTGGTGACGGCCCGGGCGTGAGCGGGCCGAGGCCGCAAGCAGCCTAACTGGCGGCCCAGGGCGTCCCTCCGGGCGGCGCCTGGTAGCTGCAGTAGATCCCGGTCCGCACCCCGGCGCCCAGGTCCCGCCCGGCGTCCGGGAAGGACTCCTCGATGCGGGCGATGGCGGCCCGGAGCGCCCGGGTGACGTTGAGTCGGGCCTTCTCCACCACCGAGGCTGCCCGCCGGTCCCGGCCGCCCAGGCCCACCGCCCGGGACAGCTCGGCCACCAGGGCGTCGATCTCCCCCTGGATGGCCACCATGGCATCGTCGTCCTCGCGGGCGTCGGCCTCGTCGAGGTCCGCCCGCAGAGCCTCCAGCCGGCGGCGGTATGCGGCCTTGGCGGCGCCGTCCAACATCTCGCCCGCATCGCCGAGGTCACGCCGGCGGATACCCGGCTCCTCCGGTGCCCCCTCGACCGCCTCCACCAGGTCCAGCACGTGGTGCTCGACGGCAGGCGCCCCCAGGAGGACCCCGAGGTAGGACAACCCTTTCGTCGCCCGCAGGTAGAGCGTGCTGCCGCCGACGGTCAGCACCCAGTCGTCCCCCGCCCGGCGCAGCATGGCGGGGGGGCCCGGGGCGAGCGACGGCCCGGGCAGCCAC includes:
- a CDS encoding methyltransferase domain-containing protein; this translates as MATAVANTEAREYWTARAAGWLEDQDALEIFGGAPGEAAIEALAPQPGERILDIGCGGGATSLALAGRVAPRGSVVGVDISPGMVAGAQARAAASGAGSVSFVVGDAQVEDLGAGAFQAAYSRFGVMFFADPVAAFANIHRCLAPAGRLSFCCWQGPASNEWMTLPTVVARGVLGMAPPQPDPGEPGPFSFADPGRIREILEGAGFQDVDVALHNDTVALSEGDVATRARVALRQGLVAELLKEVSDETRDQVVAALQEAMRSRMVGGVSDFSRGYLVVTARA